From Poecile atricapillus isolate bPoeAtr1 chromosome Z, bPoeAtr1.hap1, whole genome shotgun sequence, one genomic window encodes:
- the HNRNPK gene encoding heterogeneous nuclear ribonucleoprotein K isoform X3, translated as METEQQEETFTNTETNGKRPAEDMEEEQAFKRSRNTDEMVELRILLQSKNAGAVIGKGGKNIKALRTDYNASVSVPDSSGPERILSISADIETIGEILKKIIPTLEEYQHYKGSDFDCELRLLIHQSLAGGIIGVKGAKIKELRENTQTTIKLFQECCPHSTDRVVLIGGKPDRVVECIKIILDLISESPIKGRAQPYDPNFYDETYDYGGFTMMFDDRRGRPVGFPMRGRGGFDRMPRGGRPMPPSRRDYDDMSPRRGPPPPPPGRGGRGGSRARNLPLPPPPPPRGGDLMSYDRRGRPGDRYDGMMMQCHVDACDDMQPPELFEGGSGYDYSYAGGRGSYGDLGGPIITTQVTIPKDLAGSIIGKGGQRIKQIRHESGASIKIDEPLEGSEDRIITITGTQDQIQNAQYLLQNSVKQYADVEGF; from the exons ATGGAGACTGAACAACAGGAGGAGACCTTTAccaacacagagacaaatg GCAAACGTCCTGCAGAAGATATGGAGGAAGAGCAGGCCTTCAAAAGATCTCGGAACACTGATGAGATGGTTGAATTGCGCATCTTGCTTCAGAGCAAA AATGCAGGAGCAGTGATTGGAAAAGGTGGCAAAAATATTAAAGCACTTCGTACAGAC TACAATGCCAGTGTTTCAGTCCCAGACAGCAGTGGCCCCGAGCG CATCTTGAGTATAAGTGCAGATATAGAGACAATTGGAGAAATCTTGAAGAAGATTATCCCTACTTTAGAAGAG TATCAACACTACAAAGGCAGTGACTTCGACTGCGAACTTCGACTTCTTATTCACCAGAGTTTGGCAGGAGGCATTATTGGTGTCAAGGGTGCTAAAATTAAAGAACTCAGAGAG aACACTCAGACCACCATTAAGCTCTTTCAGGAGTGTTGTCCTCATTCAACTGACAGAGTGGTGCTTATTGGTGGAAAACCGGATAGAGTTGTTGAGTGCATCAAGATTATCTTGGATCTTATCTCTGAG TCTCCAATTAAAGGACGGGCCCAGCCTTATGATCCCAATTTCTATGATGAAACATATGACTATGGTGGCTTCACAATGATGTTTGATGATAGAAGGGGACGGCCAGTGGGCTTTCCAATGCGTGGAAGAGGAGGTTTTGATCGAATGCCCCGTGGTGGACGACCTATGCCTCCCTCGAGAAGAGATTATGATGACATGAGCCCTCGCAGAGGACCTCCACCACCTCCACCAGGTCGTGGTGGTAGAGGTGGCAGCAGAGCTCGtaatcttcctcttcctcctccaccaCCTCCTCGTGGCGG AGATCTGATGTCCTATGACCGAAGGGGCAGACCGGGAGACCGTTACGATGGCATG ATGATGCAGTGTCATGTGGATGCCTGTGATGATATGCAGCCACCAGAGCTG TTTGAGGGCGGCTCTGGTTATG ATTATTCTTACGCAGGGGGGCGTGGTTCATACGGAGATCTTGGTGGACCCATCATCACAACGCAAGTAACGATTCCCAAAGAT CTGGCAGGATCTATTATTGGAAAGGGAGGCCAGAGAATTAAACAAATACGTCATGAGTCAGGAGCTTCGATCAAAATTGATGAACCACTAGAAGGCTCGGAAGATCGGATAATCACTATTACGGGAACACAGGACCAGATACAAAATGCACAGTATTTGCTGCAGAACAG tgTGAAGCAGTATGCAGATGTTGAAGGATTCTAA
- the HNRNPK gene encoding heterogeneous nuclear ribonucleoprotein K isoform X1, with product METEQQEETFTNTETNDLSTGKRPAEDMEEEQAFKRSRNTDEMVELRILLQSKNAGAVIGKGGKNIKALRTDYNASVSVPDSSGPERILSISADIETIGEILKKIIPTLEEYQHYKGSDFDCELRLLIHQSLAGGIIGVKGAKIKELRENTQTTIKLFQECCPHSTDRVVLIGGKPDRVVECIKIILDLISESPIKGRAQPYDPNFYDETYDYGGFTMMFDDRRGRPVGFPMRGRGGFDRMPRGGRPMPPSRRDYDDMSPRRGPPPPPPGRGGRGGSRARNLPLPPPPPPRGGDLMSYDRRGRPGDRYDGMMMQCHVDACDDMQPPELFEGGSGYDYSYAGGRGSYGDLGGPIITTQVTIPKDLAGSIIGKGGQRIKQIRHESGASIKIDEPLEGSEDRIITITGTQDQIQNAQYLLQNSVKQYADVEGF from the exons ATGGAGACTGAACAACAGGAGGAGACCTTTAccaacacagagacaaat GACCTCTCTACAGGCAAACGTCCTGCAGAAGATATGGAGGAAGAGCAGGCCTTCAAAAGATCTCGGAACACTGATGAGATGGTTGAATTGCGCATCTTGCTTCAGAGCAAA AATGCAGGAGCAGTGATTGGAAAAGGTGGCAAAAATATTAAAGCACTTCGTACAGAC TACAATGCCAGTGTTTCAGTCCCAGACAGCAGTGGCCCCGAGCG CATCTTGAGTATAAGTGCAGATATAGAGACAATTGGAGAAATCTTGAAGAAGATTATCCCTACTTTAGAAGAG TATCAACACTACAAAGGCAGTGACTTCGACTGCGAACTTCGACTTCTTATTCACCAGAGTTTGGCAGGAGGCATTATTGGTGTCAAGGGTGCTAAAATTAAAGAACTCAGAGAG aACACTCAGACCACCATTAAGCTCTTTCAGGAGTGTTGTCCTCATTCAACTGACAGAGTGGTGCTTATTGGTGGAAAACCGGATAGAGTTGTTGAGTGCATCAAGATTATCTTGGATCTTATCTCTGAG TCTCCAATTAAAGGACGGGCCCAGCCTTATGATCCCAATTTCTATGATGAAACATATGACTATGGTGGCTTCACAATGATGTTTGATGATAGAAGGGGACGGCCAGTGGGCTTTCCAATGCGTGGAAGAGGAGGTTTTGATCGAATGCCCCGTGGTGGACGACCTATGCCTCCCTCGAGAAGAGATTATGATGACATGAGCCCTCGCAGAGGACCTCCACCACCTCCACCAGGTCGTGGTGGTAGAGGTGGCAGCAGAGCTCGtaatcttcctcttcctcctccaccaCCTCCTCGTGGCGG AGATCTGATGTCCTATGACCGAAGGGGCAGACCGGGAGACCGTTACGATGGCATG ATGATGCAGTGTCATGTGGATGCCTGTGATGATATGCAGCCACCAGAGCTG TTTGAGGGCGGCTCTGGTTATG ATTATTCTTACGCAGGGGGGCGTGGTTCATACGGAGATCTTGGTGGACCCATCATCACAACGCAAGTAACGATTCCCAAAGAT CTGGCAGGATCTATTATTGGAAAGGGAGGCCAGAGAATTAAACAAATACGTCATGAGTCAGGAGCTTCGATCAAAATTGATGAACCACTAGAAGGCTCGGAAGATCGGATAATCACTATTACGGGAACACAGGACCAGATACAAAATGCACAGTATTTGCTGCAGAACAG tgTGAAGCAGTATGCAGATGTTGAAGGATTCTAA
- the HNRNPK gene encoding heterogeneous nuclear ribonucleoprotein K isoform X2, protein METEQQEETFTNTETNDLSTGKRPAEDMEEEQAFKRSRNTDEMVELRILLQSKNAGAVIGKGGKNIKALRTDYNASVSVPDSSGPERILSISADIETIGEILKKIIPTLEEYQHYKGSDFDCELRLLIHQSLAGGIIGVKGAKIKELRENTQTTIKLFQECCPHSTDRVVLIGGKPDRVVECIKIILDLISESPIKGRAQPYDPNFYDETYDYGGFTMMFDDRRGRPVGFPMRGRGGFDRMPRGGRPMPPSRRDYDDMSPRRGPPPPPPGRGGRGGSRARNLPLPPPPPPRGGDLMSYDRRGRPGDRYDGMMMQCHVDACDDMQPPELFEGGSGYDYSYAGGRGSYGDLGGPIITTQVTIPKDLAGSIIGKGGQRIKQIRHESGASIKIDEPLEGSEDRIITITGTQDQIQNAQYLLQNSVKQYSGKFF, encoded by the exons ATGGAGACTGAACAACAGGAGGAGACCTTTAccaacacagagacaaat GACCTCTCTACAGGCAAACGTCCTGCAGAAGATATGGAGGAAGAGCAGGCCTTCAAAAGATCTCGGAACACTGATGAGATGGTTGAATTGCGCATCTTGCTTCAGAGCAAA AATGCAGGAGCAGTGATTGGAAAAGGTGGCAAAAATATTAAAGCACTTCGTACAGAC TACAATGCCAGTGTTTCAGTCCCAGACAGCAGTGGCCCCGAGCG CATCTTGAGTATAAGTGCAGATATAGAGACAATTGGAGAAATCTTGAAGAAGATTATCCCTACTTTAGAAGAG TATCAACACTACAAAGGCAGTGACTTCGACTGCGAACTTCGACTTCTTATTCACCAGAGTTTGGCAGGAGGCATTATTGGTGTCAAGGGTGCTAAAATTAAAGAACTCAGAGAG aACACTCAGACCACCATTAAGCTCTTTCAGGAGTGTTGTCCTCATTCAACTGACAGAGTGGTGCTTATTGGTGGAAAACCGGATAGAGTTGTTGAGTGCATCAAGATTATCTTGGATCTTATCTCTGAG TCTCCAATTAAAGGACGGGCCCAGCCTTATGATCCCAATTTCTATGATGAAACATATGACTATGGTGGCTTCACAATGATGTTTGATGATAGAAGGGGACGGCCAGTGGGCTTTCCAATGCGTGGAAGAGGAGGTTTTGATCGAATGCCCCGTGGTGGACGACCTATGCCTCCCTCGAGAAGAGATTATGATGACATGAGCCCTCGCAGAGGACCTCCACCACCTCCACCAGGTCGTGGTGGTAGAGGTGGCAGCAGAGCTCGtaatcttcctcttcctcctccaccaCCTCCTCGTGGCGG AGATCTGATGTCCTATGACCGAAGGGGCAGACCGGGAGACCGTTACGATGGCATG ATGATGCAGTGTCATGTGGATGCCTGTGATGATATGCAGCCACCAGAGCTG TTTGAGGGCGGCTCTGGTTATG ATTATTCTTACGCAGGGGGGCGTGGTTCATACGGAGATCTTGGTGGACCCATCATCACAACGCAAGTAACGATTCCCAAAGAT CTGGCAGGATCTATTATTGGAAAGGGAGGCCAGAGAATTAAACAAATACGTCATGAGTCAGGAGCTTCGATCAAAATTGATGAACCACTAGAAGGCTCGGAAGATCGGATAATCACTATTACGGGAACACAGGACCAGATACAAAATGCACAGTATTTGCTGCAGAACAG tGTGAAGCAGTATTCTGGAAAGTTTTTCTAA
- the HNRNPK gene encoding heterogeneous nuclear ribonucleoprotein K isoform X4, translated as METEQQEETFTNTETNGKRPAEDMEEEQAFKRSRNTDEMVELRILLQSKNAGAVIGKGGKNIKALRTDYNASVSVPDSSGPERILSISADIETIGEILKKIIPTLEEYQHYKGSDFDCELRLLIHQSLAGGIIGVKGAKIKELRENTQTTIKLFQECCPHSTDRVVLIGGKPDRVVECIKIILDLISESPIKGRAQPYDPNFYDETYDYGGFTMMFDDRRGRPVGFPMRGRGGFDRMPRGGRPMPPSRRDYDDMSPRRGPPPPPPGRGGRGGSRARNLPLPPPPPPRGGDLMSYDRRGRPGDRYDGMMMQCHVDACDDMQPPELFEGGSGYDYSYAGGRGSYGDLGGPIITTQVTIPKDLAGSIIGKGGQRIKQIRHESGASIKIDEPLEGSEDRIITITGTQDQIQNAQYLLQNSVKQYSGKFF; from the exons ATGGAGACTGAACAACAGGAGGAGACCTTTAccaacacagagacaaatg GCAAACGTCCTGCAGAAGATATGGAGGAAGAGCAGGCCTTCAAAAGATCTCGGAACACTGATGAGATGGTTGAATTGCGCATCTTGCTTCAGAGCAAA AATGCAGGAGCAGTGATTGGAAAAGGTGGCAAAAATATTAAAGCACTTCGTACAGAC TACAATGCCAGTGTTTCAGTCCCAGACAGCAGTGGCCCCGAGCG CATCTTGAGTATAAGTGCAGATATAGAGACAATTGGAGAAATCTTGAAGAAGATTATCCCTACTTTAGAAGAG TATCAACACTACAAAGGCAGTGACTTCGACTGCGAACTTCGACTTCTTATTCACCAGAGTTTGGCAGGAGGCATTATTGGTGTCAAGGGTGCTAAAATTAAAGAACTCAGAGAG aACACTCAGACCACCATTAAGCTCTTTCAGGAGTGTTGTCCTCATTCAACTGACAGAGTGGTGCTTATTGGTGGAAAACCGGATAGAGTTGTTGAGTGCATCAAGATTATCTTGGATCTTATCTCTGAG TCTCCAATTAAAGGACGGGCCCAGCCTTATGATCCCAATTTCTATGATGAAACATATGACTATGGTGGCTTCACAATGATGTTTGATGATAGAAGGGGACGGCCAGTGGGCTTTCCAATGCGTGGAAGAGGAGGTTTTGATCGAATGCCCCGTGGTGGACGACCTATGCCTCCCTCGAGAAGAGATTATGATGACATGAGCCCTCGCAGAGGACCTCCACCACCTCCACCAGGTCGTGGTGGTAGAGGTGGCAGCAGAGCTCGtaatcttcctcttcctcctccaccaCCTCCTCGTGGCGG AGATCTGATGTCCTATGACCGAAGGGGCAGACCGGGAGACCGTTACGATGGCATG ATGATGCAGTGTCATGTGGATGCCTGTGATGATATGCAGCCACCAGAGCTG TTTGAGGGCGGCTCTGGTTATG ATTATTCTTACGCAGGGGGGCGTGGTTCATACGGAGATCTTGGTGGACCCATCATCACAACGCAAGTAACGATTCCCAAAGAT CTGGCAGGATCTATTATTGGAAAGGGAGGCCAGAGAATTAAACAAATACGTCATGAGTCAGGAGCTTCGATCAAAATTGATGAACCACTAGAAGGCTCGGAAGATCGGATAATCACTATTACGGGAACACAGGACCAGATACAAAATGCACAGTATTTGCTGCAGAACAG tGTGAAGCAGTATTCTGGAAAGTTTTTCTAA
- the QNG1 gene encoding queuosine 5'-phosphate N-glycosylase/hydrolase, whose product MEVFPSPLESAKFIAEHSKDVSVDEEGVRRVAESLFDKASAADFGLAGWKSLHELNPRTADKEAVDWVFLVDTLNFSFWSEQEERKYLVKYKDKTYSGYWSLCAAVNRALDDGIPITSASYFATMTLDQVRHVFRSDTEVPLPLIEERHRVLNESGIVLLEKFGGSFLTCVKMSEKSAQKLLRLVLENFPSYRDEAVFEKKKVSFYKRAQILVADTWSVLEGKGDGSFDDISSLTIFADYRIPQVLVHLKAMKYSEELMKKLREGTLFQSGDKEEIEIRGCSIWCCALICKHLQELYQKKGQDMHEKINAVLLDYYLWDYARDHREDMKDIPFHRVRCIYY is encoded by the exons ATGGAGGTATTCCCGTCCCCCCTGGAGTCCGCCAAGTTCATAGCCGAGCACAGCAAAGATGTCTCCGTGGACGAGGAGGGGGTGCGGCGCGTGGCGGAGAGCCTGTTCGACAAAGCCTCGGCGGCGGACTTCGGGCTGGCGGGGTGGAAGAGCCTCCACGAGCTGAACCCGCGGACCGCCGACAAGGAGGCTGTAGATTGGGTGTTCCTGGTGGACACCCTCAACTTCTCCTTCTGGTCCGAGCAGGAGGAGCGCAAGTACCTTGTGAAATACAAGGATAAAACCTACAGCGGCTACTGGTCGCTGTGCGCCGCAGTCAACAGAGCCCTGGACGACG GAATACCTATCACCAGTGCATCCTATTTTGCCACCATGACGCTTGACCAAGTTAGGCACGTATTTCGCTCTGACACAGAAGTTCCTTTGCCTTTGATTGAAGAAAGACATCGGGTGCTGAACGAAAGCGGAATAGTTCTGTTAGAGAAGTTTGGAGGGTCTTTCCTCACCTGTGTTAAAATGAGTGAGAAGAGTGCTCAGAAATTGCTACGTCTCGTACTGGAGAATTTTCCTTCTTACAGAGATGAAGCTGTGTTTGAG aaaaagaaggtGTCTTTCTACAAACGGGCACAAATACTTGTGGCTGACACATGGAGTGTTTTAGAAGGCAAAGGAGATGGCTCTTTTGATGATATTTCCAGTCTGACAATATTTGCTGACTACAGAATTCCACAAGTTCTTGTTCACTTAAAAGCAATGAAGTATTCTGAAGAATTAATGAAGAAACTACGTGAAG GAACACTTTTCCAGTCTGGAGACAAAGAAGAGATAGAGATCCGTGGCTGTTCTATTTGGTGTTGTGCACTGATTTGTAAGCACCTGCAGGAGCTCTATCAGAAGAAGGGTCAGGACATGCATGAAAAGATCAATGCGGTTTTACTCGATTATTATCTTTGGGACTATGCCCGGGATCACAGGGAAGACATGAAAGATATCCCATTCCACCGAGTACGGTGTATATATTACTAA